The following coding sequences are from one Parabacteroides pacaensis window:
- the floA gene encoding flotillin-like protein FloA (flotillin-like protein involved in membrane lipid rafts), whose product MEFTFLPLALIGAVILLLIIFFYYVPFMLWISARASDVKISLVQLFLMRIRKVPPSIIVNALIEAHKAGIKTLTRDELEAHYLAGGHVEKVVHALVSAAKANIDLPFQMATAIDLAGRDVFDAVQMSVNPKVIDTPPVTAVAKDGIQLIAKARVTVRANIKQLVGGAGEETILARVGEGIVSSIGSSENHKSVLENPDSISKLVLRKGLDAGTAFEILSIDIADIDIGKNIGAFLQMDQAQADKNIAQARAEERRAMAVALEQEMKAKAQEARAKVIEAEADVPKAMADAFRSGNLGVMDYYKMKNIEADTSMREAIAKPASSTPTKPLKD is encoded by the coding sequence ATGGAATTTACATTTTTACCATTGGCTTTGATAGGAGCCGTGATCTTATTGCTGATCATCTTTTTCTATTATGTACCATTCATGTTGTGGATTTCAGCAAGAGCATCGGACGTAAAGATTTCTTTAGTCCAATTATTCCTGATGCGTATCCGTAAGGTTCCCCCTTCGATTATTGTCAATGCACTTATCGAAGCGCATAAAGCTGGAATAAAAACTTTAACCCGTGATGAACTGGAAGCTCATTATCTGGCTGGCGGACATGTAGAAAAAGTAGTGCATGCTTTGGTTTCGGCCGCTAAAGCAAATATAGACTTGCCTTTTCAAATGGCTACAGCTATTGACTTGGCAGGCCGTGATGTGTTCGATGCCGTGCAAATGTCGGTAAACCCGAAGGTTATCGATACACCACCGGTAACTGCGGTAGCAAAAGACGGGATCCAGTTGATTGCTAAGGCGCGCGTTACCGTACGTGCCAACATTAAACAATTGGTAGGTGGAGCCGGCGAAGAAACGATCCTTGCCCGTGTAGGTGAAGGTATTGTTTCGTCTATCGGATCTTCGGAAAATCATAAGTCGGTATTGGAAAATCCCGATTCTATTTCTAAATTAGTATTACGTAAAGGATTGGATGCCGGTACGGCGTTCGAGATTCTATCTATCGATATTGCCGATATCGATATAGGTAAAAACATCGGTGCATTCTTACAAATGGATCAAGCGCAAGCAGACAAGAACATTGCTCAAGCCAGAGCGGAAGAGCGTCGTGCAATGGCGGTTGCTCTAGAACAAGAAATGAAAGCCAAAGCACAAGAAGCGCGTGCTAAGGTTATCGAAGCCGAAGCCGACGTGCCTAAAGCCATGGCGGATGCATTCCGTTCGGGTAACTTGGGAGTGATGGACTACTATAAAATGAAAAATATAGAAGCGGATACTTCCATGCGGGAAGCAATAGCAAAGCCTGCTTCGTCAACGCCTACCAAACCGTTGAAAGATTAA
- a CDS encoding DMT family protein, translated as MQGLFTILLLIVSNVFMTFAWYGHLKMRQQFTWFDHLPLFGVILFSWSIALLEYSFQVPANRIGFRENGGPFSLIQLKVIQEVITLVVFVVFSTVAFKSESFKWNHALAFLFLVAAVYLVFKK; from the coding sequence ATGCAAGGATTATTTACTATATTATTGTTGATCGTATCGAATGTTTTCATGACGTTTGCCTGGTACGGGCACTTAAAAATGAGGCAACAATTTACATGGTTCGATCATCTTCCTTTATTCGGTGTGATTTTATTTAGCTGGAGTATTGCCCTGCTGGAATATTCTTTTCAAGTGCCCGCCAACCGGATCGGATTCCGAGAGAATGGCGGTCCGTTTAGCTTGATTCAGCTAAAAGTAATTCAAGAAGTAATAACTTTAGTTGTTTTCGTAGTGTTCAGCACGGTTGCTTTTAAATCGGAATCATTCAAATGGAACCATGCGTTAGCTTTTTTATTTTTAGTAGCTGCCGTATACTTGGTGTTTAAAAAATAA
- a CDS encoding NfeD family protein → MILDIAIIAFLLGLAIGLLLMEIFLLPGITVAGIGGVFFAVGGVAYAYLHVSVLAGNISLAASLLMFGILFVWLVRSKALDRIALKKDIEGKLITPSEQGIKAGDAGITLSRLNPMGKIKVNGITAEGKSLGEFIPEETPVVVFRVEMNTIIVKPKELN, encoded by the coding sequence ATGATCCTTGACATTGCCATTATTGCCTTCCTTTTGGGATTGGCCATCGGGCTTCTTCTCATGGAAATATTCCTTTTACCGGGAATAACGGTTGCAGGAATCGGCGGAGTATTCTTTGCCGTAGGAGGGGTTGCTTATGCTTATCTGCATGTGAGCGTGTTGGCGGGTAACATTTCACTCGCCGCATCGCTGTTGATGTTCGGTATCCTTTTTGTTTGGTTGGTACGTTCTAAAGCGCTAGACCGGATTGCCTTGAAAAAAGATATCGAGGGAAAATTGATTACTCCTTCCGAACAAGGAATTAAAGCGGGCGATGCAGGAATCACTCTTTCCCGTTTAAATCCCATGGGAAAGATAAAAGTAAACGGTATTACCGCCGAAGGAAAATCTTTGGGTGAATTTATCCCTGAAGAAACACCTGTGGTAGTATTCCGTGTTGAAATGAATACAATTATTGTGAAACCGAAAGAATTAAATTAG
- a CDS encoding ATP-binding protein has product MAQLTEIELLFRKIERKVIKAIYDYGMITDGDRIMIGLSGGKDSLALVDLLGRRMRIHRPKFEVVVTHVIMTNIPYSSDLEYLKMHAAQYNIPFIVQETSFDPSTDRRKSPCFLCSWNRRKTLFEVAKAQGCNKIALGHHQDDILQTLLMNMTFQGAFGTMPPCLKMDKFDMTIIRPMCLVEEKELARIAEWKGYKKQLKNCPYESASNRPGMKEILARMEEINPYARYNLWGSMTNIQEVYLPPKLT; this is encoded by the coding sequence ATGGCACAATTAACAGAAATAGAACTCCTTTTCCGTAAGATAGAGCGAAAAGTTATAAAAGCAATCTACGATTACGGAATGATAACGGATGGCGACCGTATTATGATCGGTTTGTCAGGCGGAAAAGATTCTCTGGCATTAGTAGATTTATTGGGTAGGCGGATGCGTATCCACCGCCCGAAATTCGAAGTTGTGGTAACCCATGTCATAATGACTAATATTCCTTACAGCTCGGATTTGGAATATTTAAAGATGCACGCTGCACAGTATAATATTCCTTTTATCGTTCAGGAAACTTCGTTCGACCCGTCTACCGACCGTCGGAAATCACCTTGTTTCCTTTGTTCCTGGAATCGGCGCAAGACTTTATTTGAAGTTGCCAAAGCACAGGGTTGTAACAAAATTGCGTTAGGCCATCACCAAGACGACATACTGCAAACGTTATTGATGAATATGACTTTCCAAGGTGCTTTCGGCACAATGCCTCCTTGTTTGAAAATGGATAAGTTCGATATGACTATTATCCGCCCTATGTGTCTGGTAGAGGAAAAAGAATTAGCTCGTATAGCAGAATGGAAGGGATATAAAAAGCAGTTGAAAAATTGTCCGTACGAATCAGCTTCCAATCGTCCCGGCATGAAAGAGATTCTGGCACGCATGGAAGAAATCAATCCGTATGCCCGCTATAATTTGTGGGGAAGTATGACTAATATCCAAGAGGTATATTTACCTCCCAAACTAACATAA
- a CDS encoding nucleoside phosphorylase: MRTIPSSELIINEDGSIFHLHLKPEQLADKIILVGDPGRVTSIATLLDSKECEVQNREFHSVTGIYKGKRLTIVSHGIGCDNIDIVLNELDALANIDFTTRTVRPEFRQLTLVRIGTSGGLQPFVPVGTFVAAEKSIGFDGVIFFYQDNSKVRDNEMEVELIRQLEWKLAGLWPYVVSSDKTLLEQIAHTDMVWGMTIAANGFYGPQGRFLRLPLTDPELNKKIESFQYKDKRITNFEMESSALAGLSSLLGHKALTVCCIIAGRLDLSVDVEYKDRVMELVELVLNRV; encoded by the coding sequence ATGAGAACCATTCCTTCTTCCGAATTAATTATTAATGAGGATGGCAGTATTTTTCATCTTCATTTAAAACCGGAGCAATTAGCAGACAAAATCATCTTAGTAGGTGATCCCGGAAGAGTTACTTCCATTGCCACGTTGCTGGATTCCAAAGAATGTGAAGTGCAAAACCGGGAATTCCATAGTGTTACTGGTATATATAAAGGTAAACGGCTTACAATCGTTTCGCATGGCATAGGCTGCGATAATATCGATATTGTATTAAATGAGTTGGATGCCCTTGCTAATATAGATTTTACTACCCGTACCGTTCGCCCGGAATTCAGGCAATTAACTTTGGTAAGAATAGGTACTTCAGGAGGATTGCAACCGTTCGTGCCGGTAGGAACTTTTGTTGCGGCAGAAAAGTCTATCGGGTTCGACGGGGTTATTTTTTTCTATCAGGATAATTCTAAAGTCCGGGATAACGAAATGGAAGTAGAATTAATCCGGCAATTAGAGTGGAAACTGGCGGGGCTATGGCCTTATGTGGTATCGTCCGACAAAACCCTGCTGGAACAAATAGCCCATACTGACATGGTATGGGGCATGACTATTGCTGCGAACGGCTTTTATGGGCCCCAGGGACGTTTCCTTCGTCTTCCCCTTACTGACCCGGAGTTGAATAAAAAAATCGAATCCTTTCAGTATAAGGATAAAAGGATTACTAATTTTGAGATGGAAAGTTCTGCCTTGGCAGGGCTCTCTTCCTTGCTAGGACACAAAGCTTTAACTGTTTGTTGTATTATTGCGGGCCGATTGGATTTGAGTGTGGATGTGGAATACAAAGACCGGGTGATGGAATTGGTCGAACTGGTTTTAAATAGGGTTTAA
- a CDS encoding winged helix-turn-helix transcriptional regulator — protein MKNFHPTGVCPIRDVLSGLGNKWSMLILITLEVNGTMRFNEIQKSIDDISQRMLTVTLRALETDGLIARTVYAQVPPRVEYHLTERGLSLMPHLRNLVDWAVVNMDGIMQSRAANNG, from the coding sequence ATGAAAAATTTTCATCCTACCGGTGTATGTCCTATCCGGGATGTTCTAAGCGGGCTTGGTAACAAATGGTCTATGCTTATTCTCATCACATTGGAAGTAAACGGGACCATGCGTTTCAATGAAATTCAAAAGTCGATCGATGATATATCCCAGCGGATGCTAACCGTAACTCTACGTGCTTTGGAAACCGATGGCTTGATAGCCCGGACCGTGTATGCCCAAGTCCCTCCGCGTGTGGAATACCATCTTACCGAGAGAGGGCTAAGCCTTATGCCCCATCTCCGTAACCTGGTAGATTGGGCGGTAGTGAATATGGACGGAATCATGCAAAGCCGGGCTGCCAATAACGGATAA
- a CDS encoding tetratricopeptide repeat protein, translating into MKGLRKKLLYLLSILFISMGMQAQSLDQAKKLYNDGQYAEAKPAFEKLVKTSPNNSSYNLWYGICCYETGNLQDAQKHLEFAAKKKASEAYGYLARLYYKIYRFNDAVDMFNEYIAYLEKKKKDTTEWNAQLELAEKAARMMNNTENVQIIDSLVVDKNDFLSAYQLSEESGSLVPYRKFFNTDQPVESVVYMNEKKDKVYYAHPTEDNRFCLYTQSKLMDSWGDEKQLPMTINSNEDDNYPFVLSDGVTIYYASKGNGSIGGYDLFITRYNTNSDTYLTPEQMGMPFNSPYNDYMMVVDEAKGLGWFVTDRFQPEGQVVVYLFIPNPERLDINTEEEEIKRNRAIISSIQESWKEGSDYKTLIQLAHTQLSSGNEEIKKDFNFVITDDVVYYTLEDIKSPEARSYYEKVIASRNQLNALNEKLENMRIDYTQANQGGKDKLKAAILQAEEKIADLQSQPGEWEVKARNAEIRFLRNKR; encoded by the coding sequence ATGAAAGGATTGAGAAAAAAACTTCTTTATTTGCTAAGTATACTTTTTATTTCGATGGGAATGCAAGCCCAGAGCTTAGACCAAGCCAAGAAATTATATAATGACGGTCAATATGCGGAAGCAAAACCTGCTTTCGAGAAATTAGTAAAAACGTCGCCTAACAACTCGTCCTATAATTTATGGTACGGCATCTGTTGTTATGAGACCGGCAATTTGCAGGATGCACAGAAACATTTGGAATTTGCAGCTAAGAAAAAAGCATCCGAAGCATACGGGTATCTAGCCCGGCTATATTATAAAATTTACCGTTTCAACGATGCCGTAGACATGTTTAACGAATATATAGCCTATCTGGAAAAAAAGAAAAAAGATACAACCGAATGGAATGCACAGCTTGAATTGGCGGAAAAGGCTGCCCGTATGATGAATAATACTGAGAATGTACAAATAATAGATAGTTTGGTTGTAGATAAAAACGACTTTCTTTCCGCTTATCAACTCAGTGAAGAAAGCGGAAGCTTGGTACCTTACCGGAAGTTCTTTAATACGGATCAACCCGTAGAATCGGTGGTATATATGAATGAAAAGAAAGATAAAGTTTATTATGCGCATCCGACCGAGGATAACCGTTTTTGTTTATATACCCAATCCAAACTAATGGATAGTTGGGGAGATGAAAAACAATTGCCTATGACCATCAATAGTAATGAAGATGATAATTATCCGTTTGTGCTTTCCGACGGGGTAACCATTTATTATGCATCCAAAGGCAACGGATCTATCGGCGGGTATGATTTGTTTATTACCCGTTATAATACCAATAGTGATACTTATCTTACCCCGGAACAAATGGGGATGCCTTTTAATTCTCCTTATAATGATTATATGATGGTGGTAGATGAGGCAAAAGGGTTGGGCTGGTTTGTAACAGACCGTTTTCAGCCGGAGGGACAGGTGGTTGTTTATCTTTTTATCCCTAATCCGGAAAGGCTGGATATCAATACCGAAGAAGAAGAGATAAAAAGGAACCGGGCTATCATTTCTTCTATTCAAGAATCGTGGAAAGAAGGAAGCGATTATAAAACGCTTATTCAATTAGCACATACCCAATTATCTTCCGGAAATGAAGAAATAAAAAAAGATTTTAATTTCGTAATCACGGATGATGTAGTGTATTATACGTTGGAAGATATAAAAAGCCCTGAAGCACGAAGCTATTACGAAAAGGTGATTGCCTCCCGTAACCAGTTAAATGCATTAAATGAAAAATTAGAAAACATGCGTATTGACTATACCCAAGCGAACCAGGGAGGGAAGGATAAACTGAAAGCTGCCATTCTTCAGGCGGAAGAAAAGATAGCGGATTTACAGAGCCAGCCCGGAGAGTGGGAAGTAAAAGCCAGGAATGCAGAAATTCGCTTTCTGAGAAATAAACGTTAA
- a CDS encoding DJ-1/PfpI family protein, protein MAKKVAVLAVNPVNGFGLFQYLEAFFENGIAYKVYAVAENKEIKSNSGITLIVDDVIANLKGHEDEYDALVFACGDAIPKFQENAGKPYNVDLLEVIKAFGDKGKIMVGHCAAAMMFDIAGITEGKKLAVHPLAKPAITKGKATDEKSEVDGNFYTAQDENCVWTMMPQVLAALK, encoded by the coding sequence ATGGCAAAGAAAGTAGCTGTTTTAGCAGTAAATCCGGTAAACGGATTCGGTTTGTTCCAATATTTGGAAGCATTTTTCGAAAATGGTATTGCTTATAAAGTGTATGCCGTAGCAGAAAACAAAGAGATTAAATCTAATTCAGGCATAACATTGATAGTGGATGATGTAATAGCCAATTTAAAAGGTCATGAAGATGAATACGACGCATTGGTTTTTGCTTGCGGCGATGCAATTCCCAAGTTTCAAGAAAATGCCGGTAAACCGTACAATGTAGATCTGCTGGAAGTAATCAAAGCATTCGGCGACAAGGGTAAAATTATGGTAGGTCATTGCGCTGCGGCTATGATGTTCGATATCGCAGGCATTACTGAAGGAAAGAAACTGGCTGTACATCCGTTAGCTAAACCCGCGATAACTAAAGGAAAGGCTACAGATGAAAAATCGGAAGTGGACGGCAATTTTTATACTGCCCAAGATGAA